The following proteins are encoded in a genomic region of Vanessa tameamea isolate UH-Manoa-2023 chromosome 4, ilVanTame1 primary haplotype, whole genome shotgun sequence:
- the Ndae1 gene encoding electroneutral sodium bicarbonate exchanger 1 isoform X4: MDTRADEEEAPTDPAARKHTHHDYTEQDFEGHRAHTVFVGVHVPARRHSHRKHKHHHRNGGKDPEKPSPAIMPRVRRLSVTDDGETLTPPAQRVQFILGEDVDDTTLESHPLFSEMEELVKDGDELEWKETARWIKFEEDVEEGGNRWSKPHVATLSLHSLFELRSLILNGSVILDLEANSLEQVAESVLDNMIVEGGLAYDRREKVKDALLRRHRHQYEKRNHNNMSRLPLIRSLADIGRNHSSCKSAAPDEEMIKSPSSLSMHRNHSSGDLPINGDVNHKSNTHFMRKIPPGAEASNILVGEVDFLEKTLSAFVRLKTGTIMGDLTEVPVPTRFMFVLLGPPNSNSSFHEIGRAMATLMSDEIFHEVAYRAKKRDHLLAGIDEFLDAVTVLPPGEWDPAIRIEPPAAIPSQDPRKRPTDNNLKEEPDEEEEEQRQREESGLARSGRLFGGLINDLKRKMPWYWSDFKDALALQCIASWIFLYFACLSPIITFGGLLGEATGKNMAAMESLVSGFVCGMGYGFFSGQPLTILGSTGPVLVFETIVFEFCKQIGWNYMSFRFCIGTWTTIILIILVAIDASALVCYITRFTEENFATLIAFIFIYKAVENVISIGKKNPIKTRPDEVLNYECYCLPSNYSRVPEQFNWTSVDKESCQLYNGTLAGGGCDTKVYVPDVFLMSIILFLGTFTISIILKDFKNSLFFPSKVRQIISDFSVIIAILSMSFLDFKVGIKTPKLEVPSEFKPTLPTRDWVITPFNGNPVWSALVAILPALLGTILIFMDQQITAVIVNRKENKLKKGCGYHLDLFILAILIQICSIMGLPWFVAATVLSINHVNSLKVESECAAPGEKPQFLGVREQRVTHILIFLTIGCSVVLTPVLRHIPMPVLFGVFLYMGVASLKGLQFFDRILIMFMPQKYQPDHMFLRQVPIRRVHVFTAIQLTCLVCLWVIKSFSTTSILFPLMLVVMIGIRKSLDIFFTRREMKILDDVMPEMTKRNQDELRELADVEDNSKSNPPAFQENLQIPLINGNIMNIPLASINISEEVNKTGIWKQVNNSNKVKARLESKDLKAKSGKKTIKHKKLISKNAQSEIERRLSTMDEVEEDDPSMKSDLLRRKDSWSSGFKKNTSAETSV; the protein is encoded by the exons ATGGACACCAGAGCTGATGAGGAGGAGGCTCCCACAGACCCAGCGGCGAGGAAGCACACTCACCATGATTACACCGAACAAGATTTCGAAG GTCACCGAGCACACACGGTGTTCGTAGGCGTGCACGTGCCGGCACGACGGCACTCGCATCGGAAACACAAGCATCACCATCGCAACGGAGGCAAAGATCCGGAGAAACCTA GCCCAGCGATAATGCCTCGAGTTAGAAGACTTAGCGTAACGGATGATGGAGAAACAT TGACCCCACCTGCACAGAGAGTGCAGTTTATTCTCGGGGAAGATGTTGATGATACAACTCTTGAATCACACCCACTTTTTTCTGAAATGGAAGAACTCGTCAAAGATGGAGATGAATTAGAATGGAAAGAAACAGCCCGATGGATTAAATTTGAGGAAGACGTTGAAGAAGGTGGCAATAGATGGTCTAAGCCACATGTTGCCACACTTTCCTTACACTCGTTGTTTGAACTTCGAAGTCTTATTTTAAATGGATCAGTAATTTTAGATTTAGAAGCTAATTCGTTGGAACAAGTTGCTGAAAGTGTACTGGATAATATGATTGTCGAAGGTGGCCTCGCATACGATAGACGAGAAAAAGTTAAAGACGCATTGTTGAGAAGACATAGACATCAATACGAAAAACGGAACCATAATAACATGTCACGTCTCCCTTTAATACGGTCTTTGGCAGATATCGGAAGAAATCACTCGTCCTGTAAAA gtgCTGCACCAGATGAAGAAATGATAAAAAGTCCAAGCAGTTTATCAATGCACCGTAACCATAGCTCTGGTGATCTTCCCATAAATGGTGATGTTAATCACAAAAGTAATACGCATTTTATGCGCAAAATACCACCTGGGGCTGAAGCGTCTAACATACTCGTCGGTGAAGTAGATTTTCTAGAAAAAACATTATCTGCATTTGTTAGGCTGAAAACTGGCACCATTATGGGAGACTTGACTGAAGTTCCAGTTCCTACACGATTCATGTTTGTCTTACTTGGACCACCAAATAGTAATTCAAGTTTTCATGAAATTGGCCGAGCAATGGCAACTCTAATGTCTGATGAAATATTTCATGAAGTAGCCTACCGAGCTAAAAAACGTGACCACCTATTAGCTGGCATAGACGAATTTCTAGATGCAGTGACAGTGTTACCGCCTGGTGAATGGGACCCTGCTATTCGTATAGAACCACCCGCTGCAATACCTTCTCAAGATCCCCGCAAACGTCCCACCGATAATAATCTTAAGGAAGAACCTGATGAGGAGGAAGAAGAACAAAGACAAAGAGAAGAGTCTGGCTTGGCGAGAAGCGGAAGACTTTTTGGTGGCTTAATAAATGACTTAAAACGAAAAATGCCGTGGTATTGGTCTGATTTTAAAGACGCATTAGCTTTGCAGTGCATTGCGTcctggatttttttatatttcgcttGTCTATCACCCATAATTACTTTTGGAGGATTATTAGGTGAAGCGACTGGAAAAAATATGGCTGCAATGGAATCATTAGTATCTGGATTCGTATGTGGAATGGGATACGGATTTTTTTCAGGCCAACCACTAACTATTTTAGGGTCAACCGGTCCGGTTTTAGTATTCGAAACAATTGTCTTTGAATTCTGTAAACAAATAGGATGGAATTACATGTCATTTAGATTTTGTATCGGCACATGGACAACTATAATACTCATCATTCTAGTGGCGATCGATGCAAGTGCTTTGGTATGCTACATAACACGATTCACAGAAGAGAATTTTGCAACATTGATCgcgtttattttcatttacaag GCTGTGGAAAATGTTATTTCCATCGGCAAAAAGAACCCAATAAAGACACGCCCTGATGAAGTTCTCAATTATGAGTGCTATTGTTTACCGAGCAATTACTCACGAGTACCGGAACAGTTTAATTGGACGTCCGTTGATAAGGAGTCATGTCAG ttataCAATGGAACTTTAGCTGGCGGTGGATGTGATACAAAAGTGTATGTGCCGGATGTATTTTTGATgtcgataattttatttcttggaaCATTTactatttctataattttaaaggACTTTAAAAATTCTCTTTTCTTCCCTTCCAAG gtCAGACAAATAATAAGTGACTTTTCCGTCATCATAGCTATATTGTCTATGTCATTTCTAGATTTCAAAGTTGGAATAAAAACTCCAAAATTAGAAGTTCCCTCCGAATTTAAGCCAACGCTTCCAACACGGGATTGGGTCATTACGCCATTTAATGGCAACCCTGTATGGTCTGCTTTAGTAGCCATACTACCGGCTCTTCTAGggacaattttgatatttatggaCCAACAAATTACAGCGGTTATTGTAAATCGCAAAGAAAATAAACTAAAGAAGGGTTGCGGATACCACCTTGACCTTTTCATCTTggctattttaatacaaatatgttcCATTATGGGGTTACCATGGTTTGTCGCTGCCACAGTGCTGAGTATTAACCACGTAAATTCTTTGAAAGTTGAATCGGAATGTGCCGCTCCAGGAGAAAAACCCCAATTTTTAGGTGTTAGAGAACAAAGAGTAACACATATCCTCATATTCCTAACAATAGGATGCTCAGTTGTCTTAACACCAGTTTTAAGACATATACCGATGCCAGTTCTGTTTGGCGTATTTCTTTACATGGGGGTAGCATCACTAAAAGGACTTCAGTTCTTTGATAGGATCCTGATAATGTTTATGCCCCAGAAATATCAGCCAGATCACATGTTTCTACGCCAA gtacCGATTCGTCGAGTTCATGTATTCACTGCAATACAATTGACCTGCCTCGTCTGTCTTTGGGTGATAAAATCTTTTTCGACGACGTCCATTCTGTTTCCGCTCATGCTTGTGGTAATGATAGGCATTAGAAAATCTTTAGATATATTCTTTACAAGACGTGAAATGAAGATTTTAGATGATGTCATGCCAGAAATGACTAAAAGGAATCAAGACGAACTTCGCGAACTCGCCGATGTTGAG GATAACAGCAAGAGTAATCCACCAGCATTTCAAGAAAATCTACAAATCCCCCTTATCAATggcaatattatgaatatacctTTGGCATCGATAAACATATCCGAGGAAGTTAATAAGACGGGTATATGGAAACAGGTCAATAATAGCAATAAAGTAAAAGCACGACTTGAAAGTAAGGATTTAAAAGCAAAATCTGGAAAAAAGAC tattaaacacaaaaaacttATATCAAAGAACGCACAATCCGAAATAGAAAGACGTCTATCTACGATGGACGAGGTAGAAGAAGACGATCCTTCAATGAAG AGTGACCTCCTAAGGCGCAAGGATTCGTGGAGTAGCGGTTTTAAAAAGAATACATCTGCTGAAACTTcagtataa
- the Ndae1 gene encoding sodium bicarbonate cotransporter 3 isoform X2 codes for MDTRADEEEAPTDPAARKHTHHDYTEQDFEGHRAHTVFVGVHVPARRHSHRKHKHHHRNGGKDPEKPSPAIMPRVRRLSVTDDGETLTPPAQRVQFILGEDVDDTTLESHPLFSEMEELVKDGDELEWKETARWIKFEEDVEEGGNRWSKPHVATLSLHSLFELRSLILNGSVILDLEANSLEQVAESVLDNMIVEGGLAYDRREKVKDALLRRHRHQYEKRNHNNMSRLPLIRSLADIGRNHSSCKMEEGSTTSGHSHKGDFGRFLGISSAGAAPDEEMIKSPSSLSMHRNHSSGDLPINGDVNHKSNTHFMRKIPPGAEASNILVGEVDFLEKTLSAFVRLKTGTIMGDLTEVPVPTRFMFVLLGPPNSNSSFHEIGRAMATLMSDEIFHEVAYRAKKRDHLLAGIDEFLDAVTVLPPGEWDPAIRIEPPAAIPSQDPRKRPTDNNLKEEPDEEEEEQRQREESGLARSGRLFGGLINDLKRKMPWYWSDFKDALALQCIASWIFLYFACLSPIITFGGLLGEATGKNMAAMESLVSGFVCGMGYGFFSGQPLTILGSTGPVLVFETIVFEFCKQIGWNYMSFRFCIGTWTTIILIILVAIDASALVCYITRFTEENFATLIAFIFIYKAVENVISIGKKNPIKTRPDEVLNYECYCLPSNYSRVPEQFNWTSVDKESCQLYNGTLAGGGCDTKVYVPDVFLMSIILFLGTFTISIILKDFKNSLFFPSKVRQIISDFSVIIAILSMSFLDFKVGIKTPKLEVPSEFKPTLPTRDWVITPFNGNPVWSALVAILPALLGTILIFMDQQITAVIVNRKENKLKKGCGYHLDLFILAILIQICSIMGLPWFVAATVLSINHVNSLKVESECAAPGEKPQFLGVREQRVTHILIFLTIGCSVVLTPVLRHIPMPVLFGVFLYMGVASLKGLQFFDRILIMFMPQKYQPDHMFLRQVPIRRVHVFTAIQLTCLVCLWVIKSFSTTSILFPLMLVVMIGIRKSLDIFFTRREMKILDDVMPEMTKRNQDELRELADVEDNSKSNPPAFQENLQIPLINGNIMNIPLASINISEEVNKTGIWKQVNNSNKVKARLESKDLKAKSGKKTIKHKKLISKNAQSEIERRLSTMDEVEEDDPSMKSDLLRRKDSWSSGFKKNTSAETSV; via the exons ATGGACACCAGAGCTGATGAGGAGGAGGCTCCCACAGACCCAGCGGCGAGGAAGCACACTCACCATGATTACACCGAACAAGATTTCGAAG GTCACCGAGCACACACGGTGTTCGTAGGCGTGCACGTGCCGGCACGACGGCACTCGCATCGGAAACACAAGCATCACCATCGCAACGGAGGCAAAGATCCGGAGAAACCTA GCCCAGCGATAATGCCTCGAGTTAGAAGACTTAGCGTAACGGATGATGGAGAAACAT TGACCCCACCTGCACAGAGAGTGCAGTTTATTCTCGGGGAAGATGTTGATGATACAACTCTTGAATCACACCCACTTTTTTCTGAAATGGAAGAACTCGTCAAAGATGGAGATGAATTAGAATGGAAAGAAACAGCCCGATGGATTAAATTTGAGGAAGACGTTGAAGAAGGTGGCAATAGATGGTCTAAGCCACATGTTGCCACACTTTCCTTACACTCGTTGTTTGAACTTCGAAGTCTTATTTTAAATGGATCAGTAATTTTAGATTTAGAAGCTAATTCGTTGGAACAAGTTGCTGAAAGTGTACTGGATAATATGATTGTCGAAGGTGGCCTCGCATACGATAGACGAGAAAAAGTTAAAGACGCATTGTTGAGAAGACATAGACATCAATACGAAAAACGGAACCATAATAACATGTCACGTCTCCCTTTAATACGGTCTTTGGCAGATATCGGAAGAAATCACTCGTCCTGTAAAA TGGAAGAGGGCAGTACAACAAGTGGACATTCTCACAAAGGAGATTTCGGTCGATTCCTAGGCATCTCTAGTGCGG gtgCTGCACCAGATGAAGAAATGATAAAAAGTCCAAGCAGTTTATCAATGCACCGTAACCATAGCTCTGGTGATCTTCCCATAAATGGTGATGTTAATCACAAAAGTAATACGCATTTTATGCGCAAAATACCACCTGGGGCTGAAGCGTCTAACATACTCGTCGGTGAAGTAGATTTTCTAGAAAAAACATTATCTGCATTTGTTAGGCTGAAAACTGGCACCATTATGGGAGACTTGACTGAAGTTCCAGTTCCTACACGATTCATGTTTGTCTTACTTGGACCACCAAATAGTAATTCAAGTTTTCATGAAATTGGCCGAGCAATGGCAACTCTAATGTCTGATGAAATATTTCATGAAGTAGCCTACCGAGCTAAAAAACGTGACCACCTATTAGCTGGCATAGACGAATTTCTAGATGCAGTGACAGTGTTACCGCCTGGTGAATGGGACCCTGCTATTCGTATAGAACCACCCGCTGCAATACCTTCTCAAGATCCCCGCAAACGTCCCACCGATAATAATCTTAAGGAAGAACCTGATGAGGAGGAAGAAGAACAAAGACAAAGAGAAGAGTCTGGCTTGGCGAGAAGCGGAAGACTTTTTGGTGGCTTAATAAATGACTTAAAACGAAAAATGCCGTGGTATTGGTCTGATTTTAAAGACGCATTAGCTTTGCAGTGCATTGCGTcctggatttttttatatttcgcttGTCTATCACCCATAATTACTTTTGGAGGATTATTAGGTGAAGCGACTGGAAAAAATATGGCTGCAATGGAATCATTAGTATCTGGATTCGTATGTGGAATGGGATACGGATTTTTTTCAGGCCAACCACTAACTATTTTAGGGTCAACCGGTCCGGTTTTAGTATTCGAAACAATTGTCTTTGAATTCTGTAAACAAATAGGATGGAATTACATGTCATTTAGATTTTGTATCGGCACATGGACAACTATAATACTCATCATTCTAGTGGCGATCGATGCAAGTGCTTTGGTATGCTACATAACACGATTCACAGAAGAGAATTTTGCAACATTGATCgcgtttattttcatttacaag GCTGTGGAAAATGTTATTTCCATCGGCAAAAAGAACCCAATAAAGACACGCCCTGATGAAGTTCTCAATTATGAGTGCTATTGTTTACCGAGCAATTACTCACGAGTACCGGAACAGTTTAATTGGACGTCCGTTGATAAGGAGTCATGTCAG ttataCAATGGAACTTTAGCTGGCGGTGGATGTGATACAAAAGTGTATGTGCCGGATGTATTTTTGATgtcgataattttatttcttggaaCATTTactatttctataattttaaaggACTTTAAAAATTCTCTTTTCTTCCCTTCCAAG gtCAGACAAATAATAAGTGACTTTTCCGTCATCATAGCTATATTGTCTATGTCATTTCTAGATTTCAAAGTTGGAATAAAAACTCCAAAATTAGAAGTTCCCTCCGAATTTAAGCCAACGCTTCCAACACGGGATTGGGTCATTACGCCATTTAATGGCAACCCTGTATGGTCTGCTTTAGTAGCCATACTACCGGCTCTTCTAGggacaattttgatatttatggaCCAACAAATTACAGCGGTTATTGTAAATCGCAAAGAAAATAAACTAAAGAAGGGTTGCGGATACCACCTTGACCTTTTCATCTTggctattttaatacaaatatgttcCATTATGGGGTTACCATGGTTTGTCGCTGCCACAGTGCTGAGTATTAACCACGTAAATTCTTTGAAAGTTGAATCGGAATGTGCCGCTCCAGGAGAAAAACCCCAATTTTTAGGTGTTAGAGAACAAAGAGTAACACATATCCTCATATTCCTAACAATAGGATGCTCAGTTGTCTTAACACCAGTTTTAAGACATATACCGATGCCAGTTCTGTTTGGCGTATTTCTTTACATGGGGGTAGCATCACTAAAAGGACTTCAGTTCTTTGATAGGATCCTGATAATGTTTATGCCCCAGAAATATCAGCCAGATCACATGTTTCTACGCCAA gtacCGATTCGTCGAGTTCATGTATTCACTGCAATACAATTGACCTGCCTCGTCTGTCTTTGGGTGATAAAATCTTTTTCGACGACGTCCATTCTGTTTCCGCTCATGCTTGTGGTAATGATAGGCATTAGAAAATCTTTAGATATATTCTTTACAAGACGTGAAATGAAGATTTTAGATGATGTCATGCCAGAAATGACTAAAAGGAATCAAGACGAACTTCGCGAACTCGCCGATGTTGAG GATAACAGCAAGAGTAATCCACCAGCATTTCAAGAAAATCTACAAATCCCCCTTATCAATggcaatattatgaatatacctTTGGCATCGATAAACATATCCGAGGAAGTTAATAAGACGGGTATATGGAAACAGGTCAATAATAGCAATAAAGTAAAAGCACGACTTGAAAGTAAGGATTTAAAAGCAAAATCTGGAAAAAAGAC tattaaacacaaaaaacttATATCAAAGAACGCACAATCCGAAATAGAAAGACGTCTATCTACGATGGACGAGGTAGAAGAAGACGATCCTTCAATGAAG AGTGACCTCCTAAGGCGCAAGGATTCGTGGAGTAGCGGTTTTAAAAAGAATACATCTGCTGAAACTTcagtataa
- the Ndae1 gene encoding electroneutral sodium bicarbonate exchanger 1 isoform X1, translating to MDTRADEEEAPTDPAARKHTHHDYTEQDFEGHRAHTVFVGVHVPARRHSHRKHKHHHRNGGKDPEKPSPAIMPRVRRLSVTDDGETLTPPAQRVQFILGEDVDDTTLESHPLFSEMEELVKDGDELEWKETARWIKFEEDVEEGGNRWSKPHVATLSLHSLFELRSLILNGSVILDLEANSLEQVAESVLDNMIVEGGLAYDRREKVKDALLRRHRHQYEKRNHNNMSRLPLIRSLADIGRNHSSCKNFQDGGSRRSSSRSCRGPTSSPNKALLPAADSRGSYLAVPGAAPDEEMIKSPSSLSMHRNHSSGDLPINGDVNHKSNTHFMRKIPPGAEASNILVGEVDFLEKTLSAFVRLKTGTIMGDLTEVPVPTRFMFVLLGPPNSNSSFHEIGRAMATLMSDEIFHEVAYRAKKRDHLLAGIDEFLDAVTVLPPGEWDPAIRIEPPAAIPSQDPRKRPTDNNLKEEPDEEEEEQRQREESGLARSGRLFGGLINDLKRKMPWYWSDFKDALALQCIASWIFLYFACLSPIITFGGLLGEATGKNMAAMESLVSGFVCGMGYGFFSGQPLTILGSTGPVLVFETIVFEFCKQIGWNYMSFRFCIGTWTTIILIILVAIDASALVCYITRFTEENFATLIAFIFIYKAVENVISIGKKNPIKTRPDEVLNYECYCLPSNYSRVPEQFNWTSVDKESCQLYNGTLAGGGCDTKVYVPDVFLMSIILFLGTFTISIILKDFKNSLFFPSKVRQIISDFSVIIAILSMSFLDFKVGIKTPKLEVPSEFKPTLPTRDWVITPFNGNPVWSALVAILPALLGTILIFMDQQITAVIVNRKENKLKKGCGYHLDLFILAILIQICSIMGLPWFVAATVLSINHVNSLKVESECAAPGEKPQFLGVREQRVTHILIFLTIGCSVVLTPVLRHIPMPVLFGVFLYMGVASLKGLQFFDRILIMFMPQKYQPDHMFLRQVPIRRVHVFTAIQLTCLVCLWVIKSFSTTSILFPLMLVVMIGIRKSLDIFFTRREMKILDDVMPEMTKRNQDELRELADVEDNSKSNPPAFQENLQIPLINGNIMNIPLASINISEEVNKTGIWKQVNNSNKVKARLESKDLKAKSGKKTIKHKKLISKNAQSEIERRLSTMDEVEEDDPSMKSDLLRRKDSWSSGFKKNTSAETSV from the exons ATGGACACCAGAGCTGATGAGGAGGAGGCTCCCACAGACCCAGCGGCGAGGAAGCACACTCACCATGATTACACCGAACAAGATTTCGAAG GTCACCGAGCACACACGGTGTTCGTAGGCGTGCACGTGCCGGCACGACGGCACTCGCATCGGAAACACAAGCATCACCATCGCAACGGAGGCAAAGATCCGGAGAAACCTA GCCCAGCGATAATGCCTCGAGTTAGAAGACTTAGCGTAACGGATGATGGAGAAACAT TGACCCCACCTGCACAGAGAGTGCAGTTTATTCTCGGGGAAGATGTTGATGATACAACTCTTGAATCACACCCACTTTTTTCTGAAATGGAAGAACTCGTCAAAGATGGAGATGAATTAGAATGGAAAGAAACAGCCCGATGGATTAAATTTGAGGAAGACGTTGAAGAAGGTGGCAATAGATGGTCTAAGCCACATGTTGCCACACTTTCCTTACACTCGTTGTTTGAACTTCGAAGTCTTATTTTAAATGGATCAGTAATTTTAGATTTAGAAGCTAATTCGTTGGAACAAGTTGCTGAAAGTGTACTGGATAATATGATTGTCGAAGGTGGCCTCGCATACGATAGACGAGAAAAAGTTAAAGACGCATTGTTGAGAAGACATAGACATCAATACGAAAAACGGAACCATAATAACATGTCACGTCTCCCTTTAATACGGTCTTTGGCAGATATCGGAAGAAATCACTCGTCCTGTAAAA ATTTCCAGGATGGTGGCTCTCGACGCTCCAGTTCGAGGAGTTGTCGGGGGCCCACCTCATCTCCCAACAAGGCTCTTCTTCCTGCAGCCGACTCAAGGGGCTCTTATCTAGCTGTTCCAG gtgCTGCACCAGATGAAGAAATGATAAAAAGTCCAAGCAGTTTATCAATGCACCGTAACCATAGCTCTGGTGATCTTCCCATAAATGGTGATGTTAATCACAAAAGTAATACGCATTTTATGCGCAAAATACCACCTGGGGCTGAAGCGTCTAACATACTCGTCGGTGAAGTAGATTTTCTAGAAAAAACATTATCTGCATTTGTTAGGCTGAAAACTGGCACCATTATGGGAGACTTGACTGAAGTTCCAGTTCCTACACGATTCATGTTTGTCTTACTTGGACCACCAAATAGTAATTCAAGTTTTCATGAAATTGGCCGAGCAATGGCAACTCTAATGTCTGATGAAATATTTCATGAAGTAGCCTACCGAGCTAAAAAACGTGACCACCTATTAGCTGGCATAGACGAATTTCTAGATGCAGTGACAGTGTTACCGCCTGGTGAATGGGACCCTGCTATTCGTATAGAACCACCCGCTGCAATACCTTCTCAAGATCCCCGCAAACGTCCCACCGATAATAATCTTAAGGAAGAACCTGATGAGGAGGAAGAAGAACAAAGACAAAGAGAAGAGTCTGGCTTGGCGAGAAGCGGAAGACTTTTTGGTGGCTTAATAAATGACTTAAAACGAAAAATGCCGTGGTATTGGTCTGATTTTAAAGACGCATTAGCTTTGCAGTGCATTGCGTcctggatttttttatatttcgcttGTCTATCACCCATAATTACTTTTGGAGGATTATTAGGTGAAGCGACTGGAAAAAATATGGCTGCAATGGAATCATTAGTATCTGGATTCGTATGTGGAATGGGATACGGATTTTTTTCAGGCCAACCACTAACTATTTTAGGGTCAACCGGTCCGGTTTTAGTATTCGAAACAATTGTCTTTGAATTCTGTAAACAAATAGGATGGAATTACATGTCATTTAGATTTTGTATCGGCACATGGACAACTATAATACTCATCATTCTAGTGGCGATCGATGCAAGTGCTTTGGTATGCTACATAACACGATTCACAGAAGAGAATTTTGCAACATTGATCgcgtttattttcatttacaag GCTGTGGAAAATGTTATTTCCATCGGCAAAAAGAACCCAATAAAGACACGCCCTGATGAAGTTCTCAATTATGAGTGCTATTGTTTACCGAGCAATTACTCACGAGTACCGGAACAGTTTAATTGGACGTCCGTTGATAAGGAGTCATGTCAG ttataCAATGGAACTTTAGCTGGCGGTGGATGTGATACAAAAGTGTATGTGCCGGATGTATTTTTGATgtcgataattttatttcttggaaCATTTactatttctataattttaaaggACTTTAAAAATTCTCTTTTCTTCCCTTCCAAG gtCAGACAAATAATAAGTGACTTTTCCGTCATCATAGCTATATTGTCTATGTCATTTCTAGATTTCAAAGTTGGAATAAAAACTCCAAAATTAGAAGTTCCCTCCGAATTTAAGCCAACGCTTCCAACACGGGATTGGGTCATTACGCCATTTAATGGCAACCCTGTATGGTCTGCTTTAGTAGCCATACTACCGGCTCTTCTAGggacaattttgatatttatggaCCAACAAATTACAGCGGTTATTGTAAATCGCAAAGAAAATAAACTAAAGAAGGGTTGCGGATACCACCTTGACCTTTTCATCTTggctattttaatacaaatatgttcCATTATGGGGTTACCATGGTTTGTCGCTGCCACAGTGCTGAGTATTAACCACGTAAATTCTTTGAAAGTTGAATCGGAATGTGCCGCTCCAGGAGAAAAACCCCAATTTTTAGGTGTTAGAGAACAAAGAGTAACACATATCCTCATATTCCTAACAATAGGATGCTCAGTTGTCTTAACACCAGTTTTAAGACATATACCGATGCCAGTTCTGTTTGGCGTATTTCTTTACATGGGGGTAGCATCACTAAAAGGACTTCAGTTCTTTGATAGGATCCTGATAATGTTTATGCCCCAGAAATATCAGCCAGATCACATGTTTCTACGCCAA gtacCGATTCGTCGAGTTCATGTATTCACTGCAATACAATTGACCTGCCTCGTCTGTCTTTGGGTGATAAAATCTTTTTCGACGACGTCCATTCTGTTTCCGCTCATGCTTGTGGTAATGATAGGCATTAGAAAATCTTTAGATATATTCTTTACAAGACGTGAAATGAAGATTTTAGATGATGTCATGCCAGAAATGACTAAAAGGAATCAAGACGAACTTCGCGAACTCGCCGATGTTGAG GATAACAGCAAGAGTAATCCACCAGCATTTCAAGAAAATCTACAAATCCCCCTTATCAATggcaatattatgaatatacctTTGGCATCGATAAACATATCCGAGGAAGTTAATAAGACGGGTATATGGAAACAGGTCAATAATAGCAATAAAGTAAAAGCACGACTTGAAAGTAAGGATTTAAAAGCAAAATCTGGAAAAAAGAC tattaaacacaaaaaacttATATCAAAGAACGCACAATCCGAAATAGAAAGACGTCTATCTACGATGGACGAGGTAGAAGAAGACGATCCTTCAATGAAG AGTGACCTCCTAAGGCGCAAGGATTCGTGGAGTAGCGGTTTTAAAAAGAATACATCTGCTGAAACTTcagtataa